A window from Dermacentor albipictus isolate Rhodes 1998 colony chromosome 10, USDA_Dalb.pri_finalv2, whole genome shotgun sequence encodes these proteins:
- the LOC139050983 gene encoding solute carrier family 22 member 7-like, producing the protein MDLLFPQRLSSCDLRTSESFDCQEGFGYGAFQKRLFVLLLLAALSLNCQTTVLPIILGDVDHWCKRPENLNISAADWKNSAIPLEADGKPSHCHVYERCMPPADQDVSTRQWVDSAAQGQTNWYYNECVINNRAPETSNDTREMSCEEWDYDNRTAKTTAVSTWNLVCHRRLRLAAISALQNAGSVLFLGPFGAFADSLSRKTTLLASAAALVATTLCTFLATNYHLYTLARFLVGGSVGLNDVFSIVVPFEVTTHAHRPLQVLFWTALGILLGDVWFIVVQRVSVDWSLKQIIFLAPAALLLPASFIAPESPRWLVARGRLEEAEAVMMQAAETNNFPIADTAALMDKLKEEIEARKAPQAANEEELLDSYSLRRRALAMFTAYFAMTFSYYVANYSSAPMEDAWIPYVKVAVTVVAYGMMHVLVTGVALVTVLSACFGVTGVMYCLLTVAAAAGLGTVESLLLVLCRGTSIVIILHCFVYLLELFPSAVRCGAMCWMFACGRVGATFASVTFVLNLAGHEDVAFGLAATLLFASLLVIRTLPRTTLIERAKEESPGDANCHRKSYVGHMMRTLDQQTVHKTGEGSKIRKSTGGSAERTAKTAGGRHGHIQGVTHARSSPIPPEQSVQRRHSPKSAQK; encoded by the coding sequence ATGGACCTCCTTTTCCCGCAACGCCTCTCTAGCTGCGATCTCCGGACAAGCGAGTCCTTCGACTGCCAGGAAGGCTTCGGCTACGGtgccttccagaagcgcttgttCGTTCTTCTTCTTCTGGCTGCCTTGTCGCTGAACTGCCAAACCACCGTGCTGCCCATCATCTTAGGTGACGTGGACCACTGGTGCAAGCGGCCCGAGAACCTCAACATCTCTGCAGCCGACTGGAAGAATAGTGCCATACCACTCGAAGCCGACGGAAAGCCCAGCCACTGCCACGTCTACGAACGATGCATGCCGCCAGCTGACCAAGACGTTTCCACGAGGCAGTGGGTCGACAGCGCCGCGCAAGGGCAGACGAACTGGTATTACAACGAGTGCGTGATCAACAACCGCGCCCCAGAAACCTCCAACGACACACGAGAGATGTCCTGCGAGGAATGGGACTACGACAACCGGACGGCCAAGACCACGGCGGTGAGCACTTGGAACTTGGTGTGTCATCGACGCCTGCGGCTGGCTGCCATCAGCGCACTGCAGAACGCAGGCAGCGTTCTTTTCCTCGGCCCATTCGGAGCGTTCGCAGACTCGCTAAGTCGGAAGACCACACTCCTGGCATCCGCTGCAGCGTTGGTGGCCACCACGTTATGCACATTTCTGGCAACCAATTACCACCTTTACACCCTGGCACGCTTCCTTGTCGGAGGCAGTGTCGGCTTGAATGACGTCTTTAGCATAGTCGTTCCATTCGAGGTGACGACGCACGCACACAGACCACTGCAAGTCCTCTTCTGGACGGCGCTGGGCATTCTGCTTGGTGACGTGTGGTTTATCGTAGTACAGCGTGTGTCCGTCGATTGGTCACTAAAACAGATAATCTTCCTTGCGCCGGCTGCCCTTCTCCTCCCGGCCTCCTTCATCGCACCAGAGTCGCCTCGCTGGCTCGTGGCGAGAGGAAGGTTGGAAGAGGCTGAGGCGGTGATGATGCAGGCTGCCGAGACTAACAACTTCCCTATTGCCGACACGGCCGCTCTTATGGACAAGCTAAAGGAAGAGATCGAGGCAAGAAAAGCTCCCCAGGCAGCCAACGAGGAAGAGTTACTAGACTCTTACTCTCTGCGACGGCGAGCACTCGCCATGTTCACCGCCTACTTCGCGATGACATTCTCATATTACGTCGCCAATTATTCATCAGCGCCGATGGAAGACGCGTGGATCCCATACGTCAAGGTCGCCGTCACGGTGGTGGCCTACGGGATGATGCACGTCCTGGTTACCGGGGTCGCTCTGGTGACAGTGCTTAGCGCGTGCTTCGGGGTGACCGGCGTCATGTACTGCCTGCTgaccgtcgccgccgccgctggacTCGGCACGGTCGAAAGCCTATTGCTCGTGCTGTGCAGAGGCACCTCAATCGTGATAATCCTTCACTGTTTCGTGTACCTCTTGGAGCTCTTTCCGTCGGCCGTGCGTTGCGGCGCGATGTGCTGGATGTTCGCGTGCGGGCGCGTCGGTGCCACGTTCGCGTCCGTGACCTTCGTCTTGAACCTGGCGGGACACGAAGACGTGGCCTTCGGCCTTGCGGCGACGCTCCTCTTCGCCAGTCTGCTCGTGATCCGCACCCTTCCCCGCACGACGTTGATCGAGCGAGCTAAGGAGGAGTCTCCGGGCGATGCGAATTGCCACAGGAAGAGCTATGTGGGACACATGATGCGAACTCTCGACCAGCAGACGGTTCACAAGACCGGCGAGGGCTCGAAGATTCGAAAGAgcactggtggcagcgctgaaaGAACTGCTAAGACAGCCGGTGGGCGCCACGGCCACATACAGGGAGTCACCCACGCACGCTCGTCCCCAATCCCTCCAGAGCAATCCGTGCAAAGAAGGCACAGTCCCAAGTCGGCGCAAAAGTGA
- the LOC139050324 gene encoding uncharacterized protein codes for MEREVQTRLTRFVEQNELWPHEIIGFRLGLCMQDVMLLLKHDITDSRSTEAKVILGHVKDSLSDRTACMKFQDIESPTLKFGSRGTPQGSVLSPFLFNVTMRGLPEVLRSIQGLNFSMYADDITLWTNQGSDASIEERLQAAADSVVDYAASS; via the coding sequence atggagcgcgaagtccagaccagactgacgcGCTTTGTGGAGCAGAACGAACTGTGGCCGCACGAGATCATCGGTTTCCGACTGGGCTTGTGCATGcaggacgtgatgctcctacTCAAACATGACATAACTGACTCACGTTCTACAGAGGCCAAGGTAATCCTCGGCCATGTCAAGGACTCTTTGTCAGAcagaactgcctgcatgaagtTCCAAGACATTGAATCTCCCACACTTAAATTCGGGAGCAGgggcacgccgcagggctcggtTCTCTCCCCGTTCCTCTTCAACGTGACGATGAGGGGCCTCCCCGAAGTTCTGAGAAGCATACAGGGGCTAAATTTCAgtatgtatgcggatgacatcaccctctggaccaaCCAGGGGAGCGATGCGAgcatcgaggagcgcctgcagGCGGCGGCGGACAGTGTCGTGGACTATGCTGCCAGTAGCTAG